A window of the Zeugodacus cucurbitae isolate PBARC_wt_2022May chromosome 2, idZeuCucr1.2, whole genome shotgun sequence genome harbors these coding sequences:
- the LOC105216097 gene encoding putative thiamine transporter SLC35F3 isoform X7: protein MTRDGEIPAIFNPKRVRTPSVVVTGDSPNGPYGGFSNALNASNPQIAHQDSISSSQQDPSEVITIHPDTRDASTPIGTHPGLRRGLGAGGGSFVSSCGVSGIVGVGPGGAGGGANEPDTPTLEAGPDGTEVRFRRLKACKESCCSELARKMYFGVCVTILVTASWVGATHCIKFLYLNRSTYASITADDMDSTSNRAIDLDLVTNMDDDDDPRNLLGISDNALSADDVEDATKFFHIAQPALPESTVFRAPFFAAWFFTNFSFFFFPIYILGRVSLRKCDKPGEILGDVLRGFRDRGFTIGRFLNRCLSFCILWLVTTYLYTMSLRVLFATDAMALFATNVACVYLLSWVILHEQFVGVRIVAVILCDTGIALLAYMDGITESRTLSGVVLATLGAAGYAVFRVMFRKVMGDPPIGQIAFAFTTLGFLNALLLWPVCVGLYLAGYESMPPDRMPWIILLIASILLLVFHILMQFSAAVTYNMFVTLGLITAVPVSGALDVVLYGATFAGMKLAGVILIAVGFFLVMFPENWPDYITRLLRWGRGPRHGSLAGQHPTIIDYRTGYIRSHLRSPSGRVR, encoded by the exons ATGACCCGTGACGGAGAGATACCCGCCATTTTCAACCCGAAACGGGTGCGTACACCATCCGTTGTCGTAACCGGTGACTCTCCGAATGGTCCGTATGGTGGGTTTAGTAATGCGCTCAACGCCAGCAATCCACAAATTGCCCACCAAGACTCCATTTCATCGAGTCAACAGGATCCGAGTGAGGTCATAACAATACATCCGGATACGCGTGATGCGTCGACGCCAATTGGCACGCATCCAGGTTTGCGACGTGGACTCGGTGCTGGTGGGGGTAGTTTCGTAAGTAGTTGTGGTGTAAGTGGTATTGTTGGTGTGGGACCGGGTGGTGCTGGTGGCGGTGCAAATGAACCGGATACACCCACTTTGGAGGCGGGGCCAGATGGCACCGAAGTGCGGTTTCGTCGGTTAAAAGCATGCAAGGAGTCATGTTGCTCCGAACTGGCGCGGAAG ATGTACTTTGGTGTTTGTGTCACCATACTCGTCACCGCGTCGTGGGTCGGCGCAACGCATTGTATCAAATTCCTCTACTTGAATCGCAGCACATATGCTAGTATTACCGCCGATGACATGGATAGCACATCAAATCGTGCCATCGATTTGGACTTGGTCACAAATATGGATGATGACGATGATCCTCGTAATCTTTTGGGCATAAGTGACAACGCCTTGAGCGCCGATGATGTGGAGGATGCCACCAAATTTTTCCATATCGCACAGCCAGCTTTGCCAGAGTCGACGGTATTTCGTGCACCCTTCTTCGCCGCTTGGTTCTTCACGAATTTTTCATTCTTCTTCTTTCCCATCTACATACTGGGGCGAGTGTCGTTGCGCAAATGTGACAAACCGGGGGAGATCTTGGGCGATGTGTTGCGTGGTTTCCGCGATCGTGGTTTCACCATCG GTCGCTTCCTCAATCGTTGTCTCTCCTTCTGCATCCTTTGGCTGGTGACCACCTACTTGTACACCATGTCACTGCGCGTACTCTTCGCCACCGATGCCATGGCGCTGTTCGCGACCAATGTCGCCTGTGTTTACCTACTGTCATGGGTCATTCTACACGAACAATTTGTCGGCGTGCGG ATTGTTGCGGTTATTCTGTGCGACACGGGCATTGCGCTGCTCGCCTACATGGACGGCATTACCGAGAGTCGCACGCTGAGCGGCGTTGTGCTGGCAACACTGGGCGCTGCCGGTTATGCAGTATTCAGG gttatgttccGCAAAGTGATGGGCGATCCACCGATTGGTCAAATTGCTTTTGCTTTCACCACTCTTGGGTTTCTGAACGCCTTGCTCTTGTGGCCCGTCTGTGTGGGTCTCTATTTGGCGGGATATGAGAGCATGCCGCCAGATCGTATGCCATGGATTATTTTATTAATCGCCAGTATTTTGCTATTGG TTTTCCATATACTCATGCAATTCAGCGCGGCCGTCACTTATAATATGTTTGTTACGCTGGGTTTAATAACCGCAGTGCCAGTTTCAGGAG CTCTGGACGTTGTACTCTACGGTGCTACTTTCGCCGGCATGAAATTGGCTGGTGTCATATTAATCGCTGTTGGCTTTTTCCTAGTAATGTTCCCCGAAAACTGGCCAGACTACATAACACGCTTGCTAAG